A genomic window from Acetobacteroides hydrogenigenes includes:
- a CDS encoding T9SS type A sorting domain-containing protein, protein MKKKLLFLVFFLAILQSGMAQTPVQLDAFKKSSTLFSSKYYKDNVWDVQRSPANATAGTPWRLSGFAAPYDAKTGGFIDWGTTKNRYLSFDLVTSATGSYTDDVMNSGNKFNIVLKLYEANGTYVKDICSLGTFMGFGNKGFLFNQDNFYGTFFANDSYTAGGEVTYTPVTGKLTKLSELKDYKYSPQLLTKPAVTTTTFTYNGTPQGLSIPANAAYTVSGASATDVGNYTATITLNDKVKYTWSDGTTDDVTIAWSIIKGTYNMTTAKWDYTAPFTYDGNPKSVTLTGLPIGVTVQSYTGNSATTPGSYSASATLAYDAANYNAPAPIASLNWEIINTTVIKPTVATTAFTYNGTPQGLSIPENAAYTVHGASATDVNNYTATITLKDKVKYTWADGTTDDVTIAWSIIKGTYNMTTAKWDYTAPFTYDGNPKSVTLTGLPSGVTVQSYYGNSFTNAGKYLAEAGLSYDKTNYNAPTPIAALKWQIDRASINKPTVATTTFTYNGTSQGVTIPENVTYTVSGAASATNAGSYTATVALKDKANYQWSDGTTDDVNISWNISPIGVAKPTIATSTFTFNSNTQGVTIPANTAYTVSGASATDAGRYTATVALNDKTNYEWSDGTTDNINISWSIAKASFDMSNAKWDYTAPFTYNGTSKSVTLTGLPVGVTVQNYTGNSATNAGTYTASATLTYDAANYNAPTPIAPLTWEISKAMVNMPTVTTTAFTYNGSSQGVSIPENAAYTVTATTSATDAGSYTATVALNNKANYQWNDGTTGDINISWSISAIGVAKPTVTTTSFTYNSNPQGISIPENTAYTISGVASATNAGSYTATVVLKDKANYQWNDGTTGDISINWNIAKASYDMSSTKWNYTTPIPFDGTQKTVAVTGLPSGVTVKSYLGNTATTVGIYTASATFAYDEVNYNEPTIASLSWEIEKTFSNLSIIKLWNNVLAVSNGDKYEEIRNATFRWYRNGTLLSGSLQYLRFDGAIPAGEYKVEITTKDGFTITVTLTVAAAAAVKAYPNPLMAGTTLTIETGEERSANEQVQVYNLLGTPVRAAVNRETNGYRISGLNASGTYLIRIAKPGETPTSIKVIVK, encoded by the coding sequence ATGAAAAAAAAATTGCTTTTTCTAGTTTTCTTCTTAGCCATACTGCAAAGCGGCATGGCGCAAACGCCAGTTCAACTCGATGCTTTCAAGAAGTCATCCACTCTTTTCAGTAGCAAGTACTATAAAGACAACGTATGGGACGTGCAACGATCTCCTGCAAATGCCACAGCAGGAACCCCATGGCGTTTATCAGGGTTTGCAGCACCTTATGATGCTAAAACGGGAGGTTTTATAGATTGGGGTACAACAAAAAACCGGTATTTATCGTTTGACCTTGTAACATCTGCAACAGGATCGTATACAGATGATGTTATGAATTCTGGCAATAAATTCAACATTGTGCTGAAGCTCTACGAAGCCAACGGAACCTATGTTAAGGATATTTGCAGCTTAGGAACGTTTATGGGATTTGGCAATAAAGGATTTCTATTTAACCAAGATAATTTCTACGGAACCTTCTTTGCCAACGACTCCTATACAGCGGGTGGAGAGGTAACGTATACACCAGTAACAGGAAAACTAACAAAACTTTCGGAGCTTAAGGATTACAAGTACTCGCCACAACTTTTAACAAAGCCAGCGGTTACCACCACAACCTTTACCTACAACGGTACACCGCAAGGACTAAGCATTCCTGCAAATGCGGCATATACCGTATCTGGAGCATCTGCAACCGATGTGGGCAACTACACCGCCACCATTACGCTTAATGATAAGGTTAAGTACACTTGGTCTGATGGTACAACTGATGACGTAACTATCGCATGGAGTATTATAAAAGGTACGTACAATATGACCACCGCGAAATGGGACTACACCGCACCTTTCACCTACGACGGCAACCCAAAGAGTGTAACCCTAACGGGCTTACCTATTGGAGTAACCGTACAAAGCTATACGGGGAATAGCGCAACCACCCCAGGGAGCTATTCCGCATCGGCTACGCTAGCCTACGATGCAGCCAACTACAATGCCCCTGCCCCTATTGCATCTCTCAATTGGGAGATAATTAATACAACAGTTATCAAACCAACCGTTGCTACCACAGCATTCACCTACAACGGAACTCCTCAAGGGCTAAGCATTCCTGAAAATGCGGCATATACCGTACATGGAGCATCTGCAACCGATGTGAATAATTACACCGCCACCATTACGCTTAAAGATAAGGTTAAGTACACTTGGGCTGATGGTACAACAGATGACGTAACTATCGCATGGAGTATTATAAAAGGTACGTACAATATGACCACCGCGAAATGGGACTACACCGCACCTTTCACCTACGACGGCAACCCAAAGAGTGTAACCCTAACGGGGTTACCTAGCGGAGTAACCGTACAAAGTTATTATGGAAATAGTTTTACCAACGCAGGGAAGTATCTTGCAGAGGCTGGACTTAGCTACGATAAAACGAACTATAATGCTCCTACCCCTATTGCAGCTCTCAAGTGGCAGATAGATAGGGCTTCGATTAACAAGCCAACCGTTGCAACCACCACATTTACCTACAACGGCACCTCACAAGGGGTAACCATTCCTGAAAATGTGACATACACCGTATCAGGTGCAGCATCAGCAACCAATGCGGGTAGCTACACCGCTACCGTTGCGCTAAAGGATAAGGCAAACTACCAGTGGAGTGATGGTACAACCGACGACGTCAATATCAGCTGGAACATTAGCCCTATTGGCGTGGCAAAGCCAACCATTGCTACCTCCACCTTTACCTTCAACAGCAATACTCAAGGGGTAACCATCCCTGCGAATACGGCATATACCGTATCTGGAGCATCAGCAACCGATGCGGGCCGCTACACCGCCACCGTTGCGCTAAACGACAAAACCAACTATGAGTGGAGTGATGGTACAACAGACAACATCAATATCAGCTGGAGCATCGCTAAAGCGAGCTTCGACATGTCCAATGCCAAGTGGGACTACACTGCACCATTCACCTACAACGGTACCTCAAAAAGTGTAACCTTAACGGGATTGCCTGTAGGAGTAACAGTACAAAACTATACAGGAAATAGCGCAACCAACGCGGGAACTTATACCGCATCGGCTACGCTTACCTACGATGCAGCCAACTATAATGCCCCTACTCCTATTGCTCCACTCACCTGGGAGATAAGCAAGGCAATGGTTAACATGCCAACCGTTACTACCACAGCATTCACCTATAACGGCAGTTCACAAGGGGTAAGCATTCCTGAAAATGCGGCATATACCGTTACAGCCACAACATCAGCTACTGATGCAGGCAGCTACACTGCAACCGTTGCGCTAAACAATAAGGCCAACTACCAGTGGAATGATGGCACAACGGGCGACATCAATATCAGTTGGAGCATTAGCGCCATCGGAGTGGCAAAGCCAACCGTTACGACGACCTCTTTTACCTACAACAGCAATCCACAAGGGATAAGCATTCCTGAAAATACGGCATATACCATCTCAGGAGTAGCATCTGCAACAAATGCGGGTAGCTACACTGCAACTGTTGTGCTAAAGGATAAGGCTAACTACCAATGGAATGATGGTACAACGGGCGACATCAGTATTAACTGGAACATTGCTAAGGCAAGCTACGATATGAGCAGTACCAAGTGGAACTATACTACTCCTATTCCTTTCGATGGCACGCAAAAAACGGTAGCTGTTACCGGGTTACCTAGCGGTGTAACTGTAAAGTCCTACTTAGGGAATACAGCTACAACCGTAGGAATCTATACAGCATCAGCCACCTTTGCCTACGACGAGGTTAACTACAACGAGCCTACAATAGCTTCGCTTAGTTGGGAAATCGAAAAAACCTTCAGCAACCTATCCATCATCAAGCTATGGAATAATGTGCTGGCCGTAAGCAACGGCGACAAGTACGAGGAGATCCGCAACGCCACCTTCCGCTGGTACCGCAATGGCACCCTACTTAGCGGAAGCCTGCAGTACCTCCGCTTCGATGGCGCCATACCCGCCGGCGAGTACAAGGTCGAGATTACCACCAAGGATGGATTTACCATAACAGTAACCTTAACCGTAGCAGCAGCTGCTGCAGTTAAGGCCTACCCTAATCCCCTTATGGCTGGCACCACCCTCACCATTGAAACGGGCGAGGAGCGTTCTGCCAATGAGCAGGTGCAAGTGTACAACCTCCTCGGAACTCCCGTTCGCGCTGCTGTAAACAGAGAAACCAATGGATACCGAATTTCGGGCCTTAACGCCTCAGGAACATACCTAATACGCATTGCCAAGCCCGGCGAAACGCCCACTTCAATTAAGGTAATTGTAAAGTAA